The Aureispira anguillae genome contains a region encoding:
- a CDS encoding choice-of-anchor B family protein: protein MKLLITTLFLFTICFNSLSQVTNHNLTPIGNLPYNIILNDIWGYVDSSGVEYALVGEQQGVSIVSLADPSNPIEVAYVSANFSVWRDIKTYGNRAYAVTEGGGGILIIDLSDLPNSVTHHFHSTLSGTAHNLWIDEQGILYTAGEGAWGGQPVFYDLTIDPDTPVVVGITNPGFYSHDIYVRNDTMWSANINDGFFTVFDISDKSNPQLLATQNTSRNFCHNAWMSDDGQTLFTTDEKPGAWIDAYDVSDLSDIKRIDRWRTPNPNVVPHNVHVHNDFLVTSYYDDGLVILDASRPHNLVEVARYDTYPYPPNTEFDGAWGAYPFLPSGRILVSDRQTGLHIFQPNYVRACWLEGTVTDSLLGTTLFNVDIELTALSINEHTDFTGAYKTGTATPGTYQVTFSKLGYTPKTITTTLQNGQLTIEDVALVPLPTLLLEIDVTDNQSLNPIPNTIIELHSPDSTYIGQTDQNGHFQQQVLSSQYTIWLGHWGHQMQKDSINITTDTLLNIGLNRGYKDEFQLDLGWSISGTAPRGKWVQETPRPIPNFFFPFLSSDANDLGDKCMTTGIYPDSVINTEWLDSGTTVLSSPIMDLSNTIAPYLNFQYHYYNLLPFPMNALEVILTNGTDTVTALSITTRNIVAVWDTIPSIAIKDHISLSSTMQVHFKAAKDNASVGGKVRIWLDDFSVVDSVGNHIAIHSMDNPTTTASISPNPFKKEVTLNYAHVPLPASITVVNTLGQVMESQPIEQPNGRILLGENWERGIYFIQIGTKTLRVIKSQ from the coding sequence ATGAAATTATTAATCACCACTTTATTTCTATTTACGATCTGTTTCAACAGTCTATCACAAGTAACCAATCACAATTTAACACCAATTGGCAACCTTCCTTATAATATTATACTAAACGATATTTGGGGTTATGTAGATTCCTCTGGTGTAGAATATGCTTTGGTTGGCGAACAACAGGGGGTTTCTATTGTCAGCCTTGCAGACCCTAGCAACCCCATAGAAGTTGCCTATGTTAGTGCCAACTTTAGTGTCTGGCGAGACATAAAAACTTATGGGAATCGTGCTTATGCCGTTACGGAAGGCGGCGGTGGCATTTTAATTATTGATCTTTCTGATTTGCCCAATAGCGTCACTCATCATTTTCATTCGACTTTGAGTGGCACGGCTCACAACTTATGGATTGATGAACAAGGAATTTTATACACTGCTGGCGAAGGCGCTTGGGGAGGACAACCTGTCTTTTATGATTTAACGATAGATCCTGACACGCCTGTTGTTGTTGGCATCACAAACCCAGGGTTTTATTCTCACGATATTTATGTGCGCAATGATACAATGTGGTCAGCCAACATTAACGATGGGTTCTTTACAGTATTTGATATTTCCGATAAAAGCAACCCCCAACTTTTAGCCACCCAAAATACCTCTCGCAATTTTTGTCACAATGCATGGATGTCAGATGATGGGCAAACGCTCTTTACAACAGACGAAAAACCAGGGGCGTGGATTGATGCTTATGACGTATCTGATTTGTCTGACATAAAACGAATTGACCGATGGAGAACCCCCAACCCTAATGTTGTTCCTCACAATGTTCACGTTCACAATGACTTCTTAGTGACCTCCTATTACGATGATGGGCTTGTTATACTTGATGCCAGTCGTCCCCATAACCTAGTAGAAGTCGCCCGTTACGATACTTATCCCTATCCCCCCAATACAGAATTTGATGGCGCTTGGGGTGCCTATCCTTTTTTACCTTCTGGTCGAATTTTAGTATCCGATCGCCAAACAGGCTTACACATTTTTCAGCCCAACTATGTCAGAGCTTGCTGGCTAGAAGGAACAGTTACTGATTCACTATTAGGAACCACGCTTTTTAATGTAGACATTGAGCTTACTGCCCTTTCCATTAATGAACATACTGATTTTACAGGAGCCTATAAAACAGGAACAGCGACTCCTGGAACCTACCAAGTCACCTTTAGTAAATTGGGCTACACCCCAAAAACCATTACCACTACCCTTCAAAATGGTCAATTGACCATTGAAGATGTAGCATTGGTTCCTTTGCCTACTCTTTTATTAGAAATTGATGTAACCGATAATCAAAGTCTGAACCCTATTCCCAATACAATCATTGAACTCCATAGCCCTGACAGTACTTATATAGGGCAAACCGACCAGAATGGGCATTTTCAACAGCAGGTTTTATCCAGTCAATACACCATCTGGCTAGGGCATTGGGGACATCAAATGCAAAAAGATTCCATCAACATCACAACAGATACGCTACTCAACATAGGACTTAACAGAGGGTACAAAGACGAGTTTCAATTGGATTTAGGCTGGTCAATTTCTGGTACTGCACCCCGTGGGAAATGGGTACAAGAGACCCCTCGCCCTATTCCTAACTTTTTCTTTCCTTTTTTATCTTCTGACGCAAATGATTTGGGAGACAAATGCATGACCACAGGAATTTATCCCGATAGTGTCATCAATACAGAGTGGTTAGACTCTGGAACAACGGTCTTGTCTTCTCCAATCATGGATCTAAGCAATACAATAGCCCCTTATCTCAACTTTCAGTATCACTATTACAATCTCCTTCCCTTTCCGATGAACGCCCTAGAAGTAATTCTAACCAATGGCACCGATACCGTTACTGCTCTTAGCATTACAACACGTAATATCGTAGCCGTATGGGACACTATACCAAGCATAGCTATCAAAGACCATATTTCACTCAGTTCTACCATGCAAGTTCATTTTAAGGCAGCCAAAGACAATGCAAGTGTGGGGGGAAAAGTTCGAATCTGGTTGGATGACTTTTCTGTAGTTGATTCTGTCGGCAACCATATTGCAATTCATTCTATGGATAACCCAACAACAACTGCAAGTATTTCTCCCAACCCATTTAAAAAAGAAGTCACATTAAATTATGCCCACGTTCCATTGCCTGCAAGCATTACTGTTGTTAATACACTAGGTCAGGTCATGGAGTCTCAACCTATCGAACAACCCAACGGTCGTATTCTGCTTGGAGAAAATTGGGAAAGGGGAATTTACTTTATCCAGATTGGCACCAAAACGTTAAGGGTTATCAAAAGTCAATAG
- a CDS encoding choice-of-anchor B family protein, with the protein MRYCQTKIAIIPLFILFFSAWAQAQPQNFNLTSIGNLPYAQELNDIWGYVDDTGIEYALVGTRTGTSIVSLATPSNPTEVLFIPGATSIWRDLKTWGDYAYVTSDQGKDGLLIIDLSPLPNGTPTYQFWKPELTINNATDTLWKAHNLYIDEAGFCYIAGSNISAGETFILDVNTTAGSPVLLGATLPIYAHDAYTRGDTLWTSDINDGTFSVYNVSDKTNPIIMGNQTTPRDFAHNAWISDDGQTLFTTDEKSNAWVAAFDVSDLGNIQELDRYRTPNPNTIPHNTHTFNDYLVTSYYTDGLIIIDASRPDNLIEVGRYDTYHLTPETGFYGAWGAYPFLPSGLILVSDINTGLHILQANYQRACWLEGIVTDQSTSATLFDVDVQILNTYAEDQTDLFGIYKTGIGVSGTYDVEFKKAGYIPQTIQVTLNNNQVTTQNVQLVPATAFTLSGQVVDSINPSWSIGNAVLHFQSSLYEYTTTADANGNFSLVIFPDNDYKIIAGHWGNHAKIFDLVALDSTVIPNQVYPLARGYKDEFALDYGWSEFGNATAGKWERGIPSPLYTWQGSVLPEDGDLTHDIGSYCLITGNNGNGIHGTDDVDSGATTIMSPPMNLSNAVDPILTYHYFFSANWPPSGLDSFEVYMTNGTDTVTVMSTQIPNYTWSGKEEVRILDHLALSNNMRVYFKVNDDSGTALEALIDLFEIVDSLSTAVTVIPDQTIDLHYFPNPFSHTINIDYEMQDHASEKLDLHVYNALGQLIEQKVVEQRTGTLELGHSWNAGVYFVNIGRQSIKIVKSQ; encoded by the coding sequence ATGAGATATTGCCAGACAAAAATTGCAATAATCCCCCTTTTTATTTTATTTTTTAGTGCTTGGGCTCAGGCGCAACCCCAAAACTTCAACCTAACGTCCATAGGAAACCTTCCCTACGCTCAAGAATTGAACGACATTTGGGGTTATGTAGATGATACAGGAATAGAATATGCTTTAGTTGGAACGAGAACAGGAACCTCTATTGTTAGTCTTGCAACGCCCTCTAATCCCACGGAAGTTTTATTTATTCCTGGTGCTACTTCTATTTGGCGAGATTTAAAAACATGGGGTGATTATGCTTATGTCACTTCGGATCAAGGCAAAGATGGTTTATTAATTATAGATTTATCGCCTTTGCCTAACGGCACACCAACCTATCAATTTTGGAAACCAGAACTCACCATTAACAATGCAACTGACACCTTATGGAAAGCTCATAATCTATACATTGATGAAGCTGGTTTTTGTTATATTGCAGGTAGTAATATTAGTGCTGGCGAAACCTTTATTTTAGATGTCAATACCACCGCTGGTAGTCCTGTATTACTTGGTGCTACGCTTCCTATTTATGCCCACGATGCTTATACTAGAGGCGATACACTTTGGACATCGGATATCAACGACGGAACATTTTCTGTTTACAATGTAAGCGACAAAACAAACCCCATTATAATGGGCAACCAAACAACCCCTAGAGATTTTGCACACAATGCATGGATTTCAGACGATGGACAAACACTTTTCACAACAGATGAAAAATCGAATGCTTGGGTGGCAGCTTTTGATGTTTCTGACTTGGGAAACATTCAAGAATTAGATCGTTACCGAACGCCCAACCCTAATACCATTCCTCACAACACTCATACGTTTAATGATTATTTGGTTACCTCGTATTATACCGATGGGCTAATTATTATTGATGCCAGTCGCCCAGACAACCTCATTGAAGTGGGACGTTATGACACCTATCACCTAACTCCTGAAACAGGATTTTATGGCGCTTGGGGGGCTTATCCCTTTTTGCCTTCTGGTCTAATTTTAGTTTCTGACATTAATACAGGCTTACATATTTTACAGGCCAACTATCAGCGGGCTTGTTGGTTAGAGGGAATTGTTACCGATCAAAGTACCTCTGCTACTTTATTTGATGTCGATGTACAAATTTTAAATACCTACGCTGAAGATCAAACGGATCTTTTTGGGATCTACAAAACAGGAATCGGGGTATCAGGAACCTATGACGTTGAATTTAAGAAAGCAGGCTACATTCCTCAGACGATCCAAGTCACCCTAAACAACAATCAGGTTACGACTCAGAATGTACAATTGGTACCTGCCACTGCCTTTACCTTATCGGGGCAAGTTGTTGATAGCATCAATCCGAGTTGGTCAATAGGCAATGCTGTTTTACATTTCCAAAGCAGCTTGTATGAATACACCACAACGGCTGATGCCAACGGTAATTTTAGTTTGGTTATTTTTCCCGACAATGACTACAAAATTATTGCGGGACATTGGGGCAACCATGCCAAGATATTTGATCTAGTTGCCTTGGATTCTACGGTCATCCCAAATCAAGTTTACCCCTTAGCAAGAGGATACAAAGATGAATTTGCCTTAGATTATGGCTGGTCTGAATTTGGAAATGCTACTGCAGGAAAATGGGAACGGGGTATCCCTTCTCCCCTCTATACCTGGCAAGGAAGTGTTTTGCCTGAAGATGGAGATTTAACACACGATATAGGTAGTTATTGTTTAATCACTGGAAACAATGGCAATGGCATTCACGGTACCGATGATGTTGATAGTGGTGCAACCACTATTATGTCTCCTCCTATGAACCTGAGCAATGCCGTTGATCCAATTTTGACGTATCATTATTTCTTTTCAGCCAACTGGCCTCCTAGTGGCTTAGATTCTTTTGAAGTTTACATGACTAATGGAACTGACACCGTAACGGTTATGAGTACTCAAATTCCCAATTATACTTGGTCTGGCAAAGAAGAAGTTCGAATTTTAGACCACCTTGCACTAAGCAACAATATGCGAGTTTACTTTAAAGTAAATGACGATAGTGGTACAGCCTTAGAAGCTTTGATTGATTTATTTGAAATTGTTGATTCACTATCAACAGCCGTCACAGTCATTCCAGATCAAACAATTGACTTACACTACTTCCCCAATCCTTTTAGCCATACGATCAACATAGATTATGAAATGCAGGATCATGCTTCTGAAAAACTGGACTTACACGTTTACAATGCCTTGGGACAGCTCATCGAACAAAAGGTCGTTGAACAAAGAACAGGAACATTAGAACTTGGCCATTCTTGGAATGCTGGTGTTTATTTTGTCAATATTGGCCGCCAAAGCATTAAAATTGTCAAATCTCAATAA
- a CDS encoding alpha-2-macroglobulin family protein: MQKVFNWVLFIAFLLSLPHTGFAQTKANNYIEDWKAINKLEYDGLTKSALEATEKLYDKIKADKKNTAYVSQSIKALLFINKYQGRLEEDGLVKSIYRFQEEVKKAKSPVKPVLQSMVAEMYDRYLRQHLYKFQDRTTTEEFQQEDIRTWDVSRITKQSYQLYQASLTFEDTKNISIDAFEAITYNGSNVEGLRPTLYDFLLHRALDFAISDQYYLTKPAYKFYLDSEDDFASAAKFTQRKLVARDSISAKFQALLLFQDGLKFHLKNPTALIDLDLKRLQFVHTNSILTNKDALYLEALEALHKKYKNQVAATEVAHKIASYYYNQGIKYQPSPTDQYRWDIKKAHDICKTAIEQHPKSYGAQHCKSLLKGIESKSLHLSIEKVSSIQQPSLGLVSYKNISKVYFKAIPLTKAQYNTFVSKYGAGRIAYLNSLSGAYKWSVDLKDEGDYQQHNVEFSIPKLKNGRYILAASANEKFTYQKNGIAERLFFVSNISFSNRRNPLGYEEFYLTDRTTGKPLPNVKVEYYYSKYNSLLRRYETIKTEDTSISNEKGYFKSINFKTYTSSNRRSFFIKLTHGDDVLFLDDAYYNSSPQSPAYELESTSFFLDRGIYRPGQTIYFKGLVLNKMSDGKNPKIVPNSKRAVVFYDANYQEIARVSVTTNEYGTFHGSFVAPSSGLTGQMHILDEHNSSNRYFRVEEYKRPKFEVIPLPVKESFKIDDLVKIKGHAKAYAGNNIDGAKVQYRVVRQAHFPYWNWRWGWYIPFDRDLQEIAFGETTTNDKGEYEIAFKAIPDRSIPKDKNPEFSYTVYATVTDITGETHSKQTNIRVGYIALDLSLNVPKNVNKNQFKPFTIHSKNLNGEFEAAQGNIRIEQLKTPQTVYNKRFWAKPDYYNMTAEQFKEKFPNYAYQNEDEPSHWSVVKEVLNTSFDTKNSKELNIKNINKWPQGTYKLTLNTKDKYGAAIELIKFFTIYSPKEKVTPINNGLFLAQDQFYQIEPNSSVTLNFGAHNKAAYVLYELEHDNKIVQSEWIQPNGRTNVTIPIEEKHRGNIHFHLVSTQNNRIYQSGGTVHVPWSNKDLKVEYLTFRDKLYPGQKEEWKIKISGHKGDKIAAELLAGMYDASLDAFAANAWGLNLYPNSYRSMHLQSNRSFTAVASILLGQNWNEYSGTPSRIYKTFNWNGFSFYEWDYADGGINDAVSYSYSERKSAIRSADGAPAPQPEMEEEIEVLEDEIHEPHSHLANAVTSTDAEAPEEDFGDVQVRTNLNETVFFYPDLMTDKEGNIIISFTMNEALTKWKFMLFGHTKDLATVSETKEVVTQKDLMVMPNPPRFFREKDEIFFTAKVSNLTEKDMKGQAKLQLFDAISMQPIDAQFGNTNATLPFEAKAGQSAPLAWKLNVPDGWTTAIVHRVVAKAGDFSDGEEAALPVLTNRMLVTETQPLPIRGNQTKDFTFKRMAEVTKSSSMKHHKLTLEFTQNPAWYAIQSLPYLMEYPYECTEQIFSRYYANSLASDVANSHPKVKRVFDQWKTIDTDALKSNLSKNQELKYALLEETPWVLAAQSEAVQKKNIGVLFDLNRMGNELAKARDKMADRQLANGGFSWMPGGRDSWYISQYIVEGMGHLNQLGVKDIKGDPKMANMIRRAVNYIDVELARHYQELLKWAKRSKNEKEYLERDHLDQMVIHYFYARTFFLDQKINNPTTLKAIQYYEGQALKYWRNKSMYMQGLLALGFHRKGTDLETPKKIVAAAKENALNHEELGMYWKYPSGYFWYQLPIETHALMIEVFEVVAKDAKAVEDLKVWLLKAKQTTHWKTTKATAAASYALLMTGDNWLLDDQEIEITMGGKKLDQSKIKKEAGTGYFKTSWQANEITNDMANITVKNPNNVVAWGALYWQYFEDLDKITHFKETPLKLNKKLFKQINTDRGPVLKPIEKETLEPGDLIKVRIELTVDRAMEYVHMKDMRAAGLEPTNVLSQYKYQGGLGYYESTRDASTNFFFGYLAKGTYVFEYPLRVNHKGDFSNGTTTIQCMYAPEFTAHSEGIRLTVQ; the protein is encoded by the coding sequence ATGCAAAAAGTATTCAACTGGGTTTTATTCATCGCATTTTTACTCAGCTTACCCCACACTGGATTTGCTCAAACCAAAGCAAACAACTACATAGAAGACTGGAAAGCCATCAACAAATTGGAGTATGATGGTTTAACAAAATCTGCCTTAGAAGCAACTGAAAAACTGTACGATAAAATAAAAGCAGATAAAAAAAATACGGCGTATGTCAGCCAATCTATCAAAGCCTTGCTTTTTATCAACAAATATCAAGGTCGTTTAGAGGAAGATGGCTTAGTCAAATCTATTTATAGGTTTCAAGAAGAAGTAAAAAAAGCAAAATCTCCAGTCAAACCTGTCCTGCAATCTATGGTTGCTGAAATGTATGATCGTTACCTCAGACAGCACTTGTATAAATTCCAAGACAGAACCACTACAGAAGAATTCCAACAAGAAGACATTCGCACTTGGGATGTTAGTCGCATTACCAAACAATCTTATCAGCTATATCAAGCCAGTTTGACCTTTGAAGATACCAAAAACATAAGCATTGATGCCTTTGAGGCAATTACTTATAATGGTAGCAATGTAGAAGGGCTACGACCAACACTTTATGACTTCTTGCTACACAGAGCCCTAGATTTTGCTATATCTGACCAATATTACTTGACCAAACCTGCTTATAAATTTTACTTAGATTCAGAAGATGATTTTGCCAGTGCTGCTAAGTTTACTCAACGAAAACTGGTCGCTAGAGACAGTATATCTGCTAAATTTCAAGCACTTTTATTGTTTCAAGATGGCTTAAAATTTCATCTAAAAAATCCAACTGCTCTAATTGATCTAGATCTGAAACGTTTACAATTTGTTCATACCAACTCTATCTTAACCAATAAAGATGCACTCTATTTAGAAGCATTAGAAGCACTGCATAAAAAATATAAAAATCAGGTTGCTGCTACAGAAGTAGCGCACAAAATTGCCTCATATTATTACAATCAAGGGATAAAATACCAACCTTCTCCAACTGATCAATATCGCTGGGATATAAAAAAGGCTCATGACATTTGTAAAACGGCCATTGAGCAGCATCCCAAATCTTATGGTGCCCAGCATTGTAAAAGCTTATTAAAGGGCATCGAAAGTAAAAGCCTCCACCTAAGCATCGAAAAAGTAAGTTCAATCCAGCAACCTTCATTAGGACTCGTTAGCTACAAAAATATTTCAAAAGTTTATTTCAAAGCTATTCCTCTTACTAAAGCACAATACAATACCTTTGTTAGTAAATATGGTGCAGGACGAATAGCCTATCTGAATAGCCTTTCTGGTGCTTACAAATGGTCAGTTGATCTAAAAGATGAGGGCGATTATCAGCAACATAACGTAGAATTTTCGATTCCAAAACTTAAAAATGGTCGTTATATTCTTGCTGCTTCTGCCAATGAAAAATTTACCTATCAAAAAAATGGCATTGCTGAACGCTTGTTTTTTGTTTCTAATATTAGTTTTAGCAATCGACGCAATCCCCTTGGCTATGAAGAGTTTTATCTAACGGATCGAACAACGGGGAAACCACTCCCTAATGTCAAGGTAGAATATTATTATTCGAAATACAATAGCTTATTGCGCCGCTATGAGACCATCAAAACAGAAGATACTTCGATTAGTAATGAAAAGGGCTATTTTAAATCCATCAATTTCAAGACGTATACCTCTTCTAATCGTCGTTCTTTTTTTATTAAATTAACCCATGGTGATGATGTCTTGTTTTTAGATGATGCTTATTATAATAGTAGTCCTCAATCTCCTGCTTATGAACTAGAATCGACCAGCTTCTTTTTAGATAGAGGGATTTATAGACCAGGACAAACGATTTACTTTAAGGGCTTGGTCTTAAATAAAATGAGCGATGGCAAAAACCCAAAAATCGTCCCCAATTCTAAGCGTGCTGTTGTTTTTTATGATGCAAATTATCAAGAAATAGCAAGAGTCTCCGTCACCACTAATGAATATGGCACATTCCACGGTTCTTTTGTAGCTCCTTCAAGTGGTTTAACAGGGCAAATGCATATTCTAGATGAACACAATAGTAGCAACAGATATTTTCGAGTAGAAGAATACAAACGCCCCAAATTTGAGGTGATTCCACTCCCTGTTAAAGAGTCTTTCAAAATTGATGACCTCGTTAAGATTAAAGGGCATGCAAAAGCTTATGCAGGAAATAATATCGATGGCGCAAAGGTTCAGTATAGAGTTGTTCGACAAGCCCATTTCCCCTATTGGAATTGGCGCTGGGGTTGGTACATTCCTTTTGATAGAGACCTACAAGAAATTGCCTTTGGAGAAACGACTACCAACGACAAAGGAGAATACGAAATTGCATTCAAAGCCATTCCTGATCGCTCTATTCCCAAAGATAAAAACCCTGAATTTAGTTATACAGTTTATGCCACCGTTACCGACATTACAGGCGAAACACATAGCAAACAAACCAATATTCGAGTGGGCTATATTGCCTTAGATCTTAGCCTAAATGTTCCTAAAAATGTTAATAAAAATCAATTTAAACCCTTTACAATTCATAGCAAAAATCTAAATGGTGAGTTTGAGGCTGCTCAAGGAAATATCCGCATCGAACAGCTAAAAACACCCCAAACGGTTTACAATAAACGCTTTTGGGCCAAGCCTGATTATTATAATATGACGGCAGAACAATTCAAAGAAAAATTCCCAAACTATGCTTACCAAAATGAAGATGAGCCCTCCCACTGGTCGGTTGTTAAAGAAGTTTTAAATACAAGTTTTGACACTAAAAATTCGAAAGAATTAAACATCAAAAATATTAATAAATGGCCACAAGGGACGTACAAATTAACCCTTAATACCAAGGATAAATATGGAGCTGCAATTGAACTTATCAAGTTCTTTACCATTTATAGCCCAAAAGAAAAAGTTACTCCAATTAACAATGGTCTTTTTCTAGCTCAAGATCAGTTTTACCAAATAGAACCAAACAGCTCGGTAACCCTTAATTTTGGTGCACACAACAAAGCAGCTTATGTACTTTATGAGTTAGAACACGATAACAAAATTGTCCAAAGCGAATGGATTCAACCTAATGGTAGAACGAATGTAACCATCCCGATAGAAGAAAAACACCGTGGTAACATTCACTTTCATTTGGTCAGCACACAAAACAATAGAATTTACCAATCTGGCGGCACGGTTCATGTTCCTTGGTCAAACAAAGATTTGAAGGTAGAATATCTTACCTTCCGTGATAAGTTATATCCTGGGCAAAAAGAGGAATGGAAAATTAAAATTTCTGGGCATAAAGGGGATAAAATTGCTGCAGAACTTTTGGCAGGCATGTACGATGCTTCTTTAGATGCCTTTGCGGCTAATGCTTGGGGACTCAATCTTTATCCAAACAGCTATAGATCTATGCATCTCCAAAGCAATCGCAGTTTCACAGCAGTAGCTTCTATTCTATTGGGACAAAATTGGAATGAGTATAGCGGCACTCCATCTAGAATCTACAAAACATTCAATTGGAATGGTTTTTCTTTCTATGAATGGGATTATGCTGATGGTGGGATCAATGACGCAGTGTCTTATTCTTATTCCGAACGGAAGAGTGCCATAAGATCAGCAGATGGAGCACCTGCCCCTCAACCAGAGATGGAGGAAGAAATAGAGGTGCTAGAAGATGAAATTCATGAACCACATTCGCATTTAGCTAATGCCGTTACTTCTACTGATGCTGAAGCACCCGAAGAAGATTTTGGCGATGTACAAGTACGTACCAATCTAAATGAAACGGTTTTCTTTTATCCTGATTTAATGACCGATAAAGAGGGTAATATCATTATCTCTTTTACCATGAATGAGGCACTTACTAAATGGAAGTTCATGCTTTTTGGGCATACCAAAGACCTTGCTACTGTTAGTGAAACAAAAGAAGTTGTTACCCAAAAAGATCTAATGGTGATGCCTAACCCTCCTCGCTTCTTTAGAGAAAAAGATGAAATTTTCTTTACCGCTAAGGTGAGTAATCTTACCGAAAAAGATATGAAGGGGCAAGCCAAACTCCAACTCTTTGATGCCATTTCTATGCAGCCCATTGATGCTCAATTTGGAAATACGAATGCAACCTTGCCCTTTGAGGCAAAAGCAGGGCAATCTGCGCCTTTGGCTTGGAAGCTTAATGTCCCCGATGGATGGACCACTGCTATCGTTCATCGAGTGGTTGCCAAAGCTGGTGATTTTTCAGATGGTGAAGAAGCTGCTTTGCCTGTCTTAACCAATCGTATGCTCGTTACTGAAACACAGCCCTTGCCCATTCGAGGAAATCAAACCAAGGATTTTACCTTCAAACGCATGGCTGAAGTGACCAAGTCTAGCTCTATGAAACATCATAAACTCACCTTAGAGTTTACTCAAAATCCTGCTTGGTATGCCATCCAATCGCTGCCCTATTTGATGGAGTATCCTTATGAATGTACAGAGCAAATTTTCTCTCGATACTACGCCAATAGTCTGGCTTCTGATGTTGCCAATTCGCATCCTAAGGTTAAACGAGTTTTTGACCAGTGGAAAACCATTGATACCGATGCCTTAAAGAGCAATTTGTCCAAAAACCAAGAACTCAAATATGCCTTATTGGAAGAAACGCCTTGGGTCTTAGCGGCTCAAAGTGAAGCAGTCCAAAAGAAAAATATTGGCGTCTTGTTTGACCTCAATCGCATGGGCAATGAATTGGCAAAAGCTAGGGATAAAATGGCAGATCGTCAATTGGCGAATGGTGGTTTTAGTTGGATGCCTGGCGGTAGGGACAGTTGGTATATTTCTCAATACATTGTAGAGGGAATGGGGCATCTTAATCAACTGGGCGTTAAAGACATCAAAGGCGACCCTAAAATGGCGAATATGATTCGTCGAGCCGTTAATTATATTGATGTGGAGTTGGCTCGCCATTATCAAGAGCTCCTTAAATGGGCAAAACGCAGCAAAAACGAGAAAGAATACCTCGAAAGAGATCATCTCGATCAAATGGTCATTCACTATTTCTATGCGAGAACTTTCTTTTTGGATCAAAAAATCAATAATCCTACCACCCTCAAAGCCATCCAATATTACGAAGGGCAAGCCCTTAAATACTGGAGAAATAAGTCCATGTACATGCAAGGGCTTTTGGCACTTGGTTTCCATCGAAAAGGAACCGATTTAGAAACACCTAAGAAAATTGTCGCTGCTGCTAAAGAAAATGCCCTCAACCATGAAGAACTCGGCATGTATTGGAAGTACCCTTCTGGCTACTTTTGGTATCAATTGCCCATCGAAACCCACGCTTTGATGATTGAGGTTTTTGAAGTTGTGGCAAAAGATGCTAAAGCCGTTGAAGATCTCAAAGTTTGGTTACTAAAAGCCAAGCAAACCACTCATTGGAAAACCACTAAGGCTACAGCGGCGGCTTCTTATGCCTTATTGATGACGGGTGACAACTGGCTCTTGGACGATCAAGAGATTGAAATTACCATGGGGGGCAAAAAATTGGATCAATCCAAAATCAAAAAAGAAGCAGGTACGGGCTATTTCAAAACTTCTTGGCAAGCCAATGAAATTACCAATGACATGGCTAACATTACCGTCAAAAATCCTAATAATGTCGTTGCTTGGGGTGCCTTGTATTGGCAATATTTTGAAGATTTGGACAAAATTACCCACTTCAAGGAAACACCGCTTAAACTCAATAAAAAACTCTTCAAACAAATCAATACCGACAGAGGTCCTGTTCTTAAACCCATTGAAAAAGAAACCTTGGAGCCTGGCGATTTGATCAAAGTACGTATTGAATTAACCGTAGATCGTGCCATGGAATATGTACACATGAAGGATATGCGTGCCGCTGGATTGGAACCGACCAATGTATTGAGTCAATACAAATATCAAGGAGGACTCGGTTATTACGAAAGCACCAGAGATGCTTCTACCAATTTCTTCTTTGGTTATTTAGCCAAAGGCACTTACGTTTTTGAATATCCGTTGAGAGTCAACCACAAGGGCGATTTCTCCAATGGTACTACCACCATTCAATGCATGTATGCCCCTGAATTTACGGCACATTCGGAAGGCATTCGTTTGACTGTCCAATAA